One region of Budorcas taxicolor isolate Tak-1 chromosome 3, Takin1.1, whole genome shotgun sequence genomic DNA includes:
- the FAM240C gene encoding protein FAM240C: MSRSYSTKRHRRVTYDTDVLKTFWEKKIELHMEQLQKEDMRIRRSALDRLRDDWARQLERRNQMLQSSQEAPPRPAPPGTPALRSGDQPKA; the protein is encoded by the exons ATGAGCAGAAGCTACAGCACGAAGCGCCACAGAAGGGTAACCTATGACACCGATGTGCTGAAGACGTTTTGGGAGAAAAAAATCGAGCTTCACATGGAACAACTGCAAAAGGAGGACATGAGGATCCGCAGGAGCGCCCTGGACAG GCTCCGCGACGACTGGGCTCGGCAGCTGGAGAGGAGGAACCAGATGCTGCAGAGCTCCCAGGAGGCGCCCCCGCGGCCAGCCCCGCCGGGCACCCCCGCCCTGCGCTCCGGGGACCAGCCAAAGGCCTGA